A genomic window from Carassius auratus strain Wakin chromosome 19, ASM336829v1, whole genome shotgun sequence includes:
- the LOC113120014 gene encoding uncharacterized protein LOC113120014 isoform X2, producing the protein MKPSRSDKAVSGGQCCMPEQTSELLLSQVYSKRICLPSGWMCTLPPADYRWVSKALFRWSPEMQPEMDYARVDRMWWYPPFPPLTVTEEPEMGCYFGHSLFLWMPQKLWNVKLICPHSDCLKGELTSAGLHQELRQVVDMEGSYFMASERLVCGKCKRKWISWSHDVVSQLDIGHRVQFPCILASQVACDMKVVHFNRLRHLGPSVSQIHKKLEERHTEVWLQKTVRYLTDCRSFAQAPQFQDPPAMPLLPKHCWLRQVFALDVLHRMNEIKASITSTFGSVLKMGSTKECLRNFSGTWVTSVFNEHGQAVMSVLTENKESGLEGMISGVINRYKEAAVAPPEVLYVDGDCCGSNSLRKTFNEWKEVEVRLNISEFMRRISVGCTSESHQIYPTFMDRLTHCIFKWDEEDLKQLKEAKHNELNSDIIQPPNDELMHHLSRSELALHCRRATRDVREIEELITALIRLYDGEAGWDSSGVPLFSSNIMAEMWDSQKKHLPCLVDPLGVPLYEQTGTLVKGGHLLPIYKCFRDSTSIESFHQHLNQLIPEVPACSTFLQIEFLAGLVRWNEATAVASEGPQTPQSCIGVLQQAVNQLGEEVLGNNIVSTISTSKYTCELIGLEYLYHQTGKAIQDSRFIIRQMETTDLQVAKSEGCCKLEDIGDWTITQQPIPSLLEASRSMTSRGALFQEEDLFPPNTSSPAPEKVPFIKEEDNCNDKPLISNLPPDTVMESSNTTQEEASTEQPQSGSMLTLPILFSSPFPLKQMMVVLAHAQKIDAPPTASFHAVPVPHTTQYYQKRKLVKEKDGICTRKYVRRSEAIQCRKCNKERVMSTHRQYFGNWYCEETETKPFAVWKDELIKRGYGKKKC; encoded by the exons ATGAAGCCAAGCAGATCGGACAAGGCTGTGTCTGGAGGTCAGTGTTGCATGCCTGAACAAACTTCTGAGCTGCTCCTGTCACAAGTATATA GTAAAAGAATTTGTCTTCCTTCGGGATGGATGTGCACTTTGCCCCCTGCAGATTATAGGTGGGTGTCAAAGGCTCTGTTCAGGTGGTCTCCTGAGATGCAGCCTGAAATGGACTATGCTAGAGTGGATAGGATGTGGTGGTACCCGCCGTTCCCACCTCTTACCGTAACTGAAGAGCCAGAGATGGGATGCTACTTTGGGCATTCATTGTTTCTCTGGATGCCACAAAAGCTTTGGAACGTGAAACTTATCTGTCCACATTCAGACTGCCTGAAGGGAGAGCTCACATCAGCAGGCCTGCATCAGGAGCTCAGGCAGGTAGTCGACATGGAAGGGTCATACTTCATGGCATCCGAGCGTCTTGTTTGTGGGAAATGCAAGAGGAAATGGATTAGCTGGAGTCATGATGTAGTGTCACAACTTGATATTGGTCATAGAGTCCAGTTCCCTTGTATTCTTGCATCACAGGTGGCTTGTGACATGAAGGTTGTTCACTTTAACCGTCTGAGACATTTGGGGCCTAGTGTCAGCCAAATCCATAAGAAACTGGAGGAACGTCACACTGAGGTTTGGCTGCAAAAGACAGTTCGGTATCTAACAGATTGCAGAAGCTTTGCCCAAGCTCCTCAGTTTCAAGATCCACCTGCCATGCCTCTCCTTCCCAAACATTGTTGGTTGAGGCAAGTGTTCGCTCTGGACGTACTTCACAGAATGAATGAGATCAAGGCCAGCATAACTTCGACGTTTGGTAGTGTGCTAAAGATGGGTTCCACCAAAGAGTGTCTCAGGAACTTCTCGGGAACTTGGGTGACCAGTGTTTTCAATGAACACGGGCAGGCTGTCATGTCGGTGCTCACAGAAAACAAAGAGTCTGGTCTTGAGGGGATGATCTCCGGTGTCATAAATAGATACAAGGAAGCCGCAGTGGCTCCTCCTGAAGTTCTGTATGTTGATGGAGACTGCTGTGGGTCCAACTCTCTCAGAAAAACATTCAATGAGTGGAAGGAGGTGGAGGTCAGGTTGAACATCTCCGAATTCATGCGAAGGATTTCTGTGGGCTGCACGTCAGAGTCCCATCAGATATACCCAACGTTCATGGACCGCCTCACCCACTGTATTTTCAAATGGGATGAGGAGGACCTGAAGCAGCTGAAGGAGGCAAAGCATAATGAGCTCAATTCCGATATCATCCAGCCTCCTAATGATGAACTAATGCATCACCTCAGCAGAAGCGAGTTGGCCCTCCACTGTAGACGAGCCACGCGTGATGTAAGGGAAATCGAAGAACTCATCACAGCACTCATTCGGCTCTATGATGGGGAGGCGGGATGGGACTCATCAGGAGTGCCTCTCTTCAGTTCCAATATAATGGCTGAGATGTGGGATTCCCAGAAGAAACATCTGCCGTGTCTAGTGGATCCTCTTGGTGTACCACTGTATGAGCAGACTGGGACACTGGTGAAGGGAGGCCACCTTCTGCCAATCTACAAATGTTTCAGAGATTCCACCTCCATTGAATCCTTCCACCAGCATCTGAACCAGCTCATTC CAGAGGTGCCAGCTTGttctacatttcttcaaattgaGTTTTTGGCTGGATTGGTCAGGTGGAATGAAGCGACTGCCGTGGCCTCAGAGGGCCCGCAGACACCTCAGTCTTGCATTGGGGTTCTCCAACAAGCTGTCAACCAGCTCGGAGAGGAAGTGCTTGGAAACAACATTGTGTCTACTatcagtacaagtaaatacaCTT GTGAACTGATTGGGTTAGAGTACCTGTACCATCAGACTGGCAAAGCAATCCAGGACAGCAGATTTATCATTAGACAGATGGAAACCACTGACCTCCAAGTGGCTAAAAGTGAGGGATGCTGCAAACTAGAGGACATTGGGGATTGGACAATCACACAACAACCCATCCCATCTCTGTTAGAAGCTTCTCGATCGAT GACAAGCCGAGGTGCTCTGTTTCAGGAGGAAGATCTCTTTCCTCCAAACACATCCTCGCCTGCTCCAGAGAAGGTTCCTTTCATAAAAGAAGAGGATAATTGCAACGACAAGCCTCTCATTTCAAACTTGCCTCCAGACACTGTGATGGAAAGCAGCAACACAACACAAGAAGAAGCCTCAACAGAACAACCCCAGTCAGGCTCAATGCTGACTTTGCCCATTTTGTTTTCCAGCCCTTTTCCGCTAAAACAAATGATGGTGGTTTTAGCACATGCACAAAAGATTGATGCACCACCAACAGCGAGCTTCCATGCGGTTCCTGTTCCTCACACCACACAGTACTACCAGAAGAGAAAACTGGTCAAGGAAAAAGATGGCATTTGTACCAGGAAGTATGTGCGAAGATCAGAGGCTATCCAGTGCAGAAAGTGCAATAAAGAGAGAGTAATGTCAACTCATCGCCAGTATTTTGGCAACTGGTATTGTGAGGAGACTGAAACAAAACCCTTTGCTGTGTGGAAGGATGAACTGATAAAGCGGGGTTATGGAAAGAAGAAGTGCTAA
- the LOC113120014 gene encoding uncharacterized protein LOC113120014 isoform X1 — protein sequence MKPSRSDKAVSGGQCCMPEQTSELLLSQVYSKRICLPSGWMCTLPPADYRWVSKALFRWSPEMQPEMDYARVDRMWWYPPFPPLTVTEEPEMGCYFGHSLFLWMPQKLWNVKLICPHSDCLKGELTSAGLHQELRQVVDMEGSYFMASERLVCGKCKRKWISWSHDVVSQLDIGHRVQFPCILASQVACDMKVVHFNRLRHLGPSVSQIHKKLEERHTEVWLQKTVRYLTDCRSFAQAPQFQDPPAMPLLPKHCWLRQVFALDVLHRMNEIKASITSTFGSVLKMGSTKECLRNFSGTWVTSVFNEHGQAVMSVLTENKESGLEGMISGVINRYKEAAVAPPEVLYVDGDCCGSNSLRKTFNEWKEVEVRLNISEFMRRISVGCTSESHQIYPTFMDRLTHCIFKWDEEDLKQLKEAKHNELNSDIIQPPNDELMHHLSRSELALHCRRATRDVREIEELITALIRLYDGEAGWDSSGVPLFSSNIMAEMWDSQKKHLPCLVDPLGVPLYEQTGTLVKGGHLLPIYKCFRDSTSIESFHQHLNQLIPEVPACSTFLQIEFLAGLVRWNEATAVASEGPQTPQSCIGVLQQAVNQLGEEVLGNNIVSTISTSKYTCELIGLEYLYHQTGKAIQDSRFIIRQMETTDLQVAKSEGCCKLEDIGDWTITQQPIPSLLEASRSMTSRGALFQEEDLFPPNTSSPAPEKVPFIKEEDNCNDKPLISNLPPDTVMESSNTTQEEASTEQPQSGSMLTLPILFSSPFPLKQMMVVLAHAQKIDAPPTASFHAVPVPHTTQYYQKRKLVKEKDGICTRKYVRRSEAIQCRKCNKERVMSTHRQYFGNWYCEETETKPFAVWKDELIKRGYGKKKC from the exons ATGAAGCCAAGCAGATCGGACAAGGCTGTGTCTGGAGGTCAGTGTTGCATGCCTGAACAAACTTCTGAGCTGCTCCTGTCACAAGTATATA GTAAAAGAATTTGTCTTCCTTCGGGATGGATGTGCACTTTGCCCCCTGCAGATTATAGGTGGGTGTCAAAGGCTCTGTTCAGGTGGTCTCCTGAGATGCAGCCTGAAATGGACTATGCTAGAGTGGATAGGATGTGGTGGTACCCGCCGTTCCCACCTCTTACCGTAACTGAAGAGCCAGAGATGGGATGCTACTTTGGGCATTCATTGTTTCTCTGGATGCCACAAAAGCTTTGGAACGTGAAACTTATCTGTCCACATTCAGACTGCCTGAAGGGAGAGCTCACATCAGCAGGCCTGCATCAGGAGCTCAGGCAGGTAGTCGACATGGAAGGGTCATACTTCATGGCATCCGAGCGTCTTGTTTGTGGGAAATGCAAGAGGAAATGGATTAGCTGGAGTCATGATGTAGTGTCACAACTTGATATTGGTCATAGAGTCCAGTTCCCTTGTATTCTTGCATCACAGGTGGCTTGTGACATGAAGGTTGTTCACTTTAACCGTCTGAGACATTTGGGGCCTAGTGTCAGCCAAATCCATAAGAAACTGGAGGAACGTCACACTGAGGTTTGGCTGCAAAAGACAGTTCGGTATCTAACAGATTGCAGAAGCTTTGCCCAAGCTCCTCAGTTTCAAGATCCACCTGCCATGCCTCTCCTTCCCAAACATTGTTGGTTGAGGCAAGTGTTCGCTCTGGACGTACTTCACAGAATGAATGAGATCAAGGCCAGCATAACTTCGACGTTTGGTAGTGTGCTAAAGATGGGTTCCACCAAAGAGTGTCTCAGGAACTTCTCGGGAACTTGGGTGACCAGTGTTTTCAATGAACACGGGCAGGCTGTCATGTCGGTGCTCACAGAAAACAAAGAGTCTGGTCTTGAGGGGATGATCTCCGGTGTCATAAATAGATACAAGGAAGCCGCAGTGGCTCCTCCTGAAGTTCTGTATGTTGATGGAGACTGCTGTGGGTCCAACTCTCTCAGAAAAACATTCAATGAGTGGAAGGAGGTGGAGGTCAGGTTGAACATCTCCGAATTCATGCGAAGGATTTCTGTGGGCTGCACGTCAGAGTCCCATCAGATATACCCAACGTTCATGGACCGCCTCACCCACTGTATTTTCAAATGGGATGAGGAGGACCTGAAGCAGCTGAAGGAGGCAAAGCATAATGAGCTCAATTCCGATATCATCCAGCCTCCTAATGATGAACTAATGCATCACCTCAGCAGAAGCGAGTTGGCCCTCCACTGTAGACGAGCCACGCGTGATGTAAGGGAAATCGAAGAACTCATCACAGCACTCATTCGGCTCTATGATGGGGAGGCGGGATGGGACTCATCAGGAGTGCCTCTCTTCAGTTCCAATATAATGGCTGAGATGTGGGATTCCCAGAAGAAACATCTGCCGTGTCTAGTGGATCCTCTTGGTGTACCACTGTATGAGCAGACTGGGACACTGGTGAAGGGAGGCCACCTTCTGCCAATCTACAAATGTTTCAGAGATTCCACCTCCATTGAATCCTTCCACCAGCATCTGAACCAGCTCATTCCAG AGGTGCCAGCTTGttctacatttcttcaaattgaGTTTTTGGCTGGATTGGTCAGGTGGAATGAAGCGACTGCCGTGGCCTCAGAGGGCCCGCAGACACCTCAGTCTTGCATTGGGGTTCTCCAACAAGCTGTCAACCAGCTCGGAGAGGAAGTGCTTGGAAACAACATTGTGTCTACTatcagtacaagtaaatacaCTT GTGAACTGATTGGGTTAGAGTACCTGTACCATCAGACTGGCAAAGCAATCCAGGACAGCAGATTTATCATTAGACAGATGGAAACCACTGACCTCCAAGTGGCTAAAAGTGAGGGATGCTGCAAACTAGAGGACATTGGGGATTGGACAATCACACAACAACCCATCCCATCTCTGTTAGAAGCTTCTCGATCGAT GACAAGCCGAGGTGCTCTGTTTCAGGAGGAAGATCTCTTTCCTCCAAACACATCCTCGCCTGCTCCAGAGAAGGTTCCTTTCATAAAAGAAGAGGATAATTGCAACGACAAGCCTCTCATTTCAAACTTGCCTCCAGACACTGTGATGGAAAGCAGCAACACAACACAAGAAGAAGCCTCAACAGAACAACCCCAGTCAGGCTCAATGCTGACTTTGCCCATTTTGTTTTCCAGCCCTTTTCCGCTAAAACAAATGATGGTGGTTTTAGCACATGCACAAAAGATTGATGCACCACCAACAGCGAGCTTCCATGCGGTTCCTGTTCCTCACACCACACAGTACTACCAGAAGAGAAAACTGGTCAAGGAAAAAGATGGCATTTGTACCAGGAAGTATGTGCGAAGATCAGAGGCTATCCAGTGCAGAAAGTGCAATAAAGAGAGAGTAATGTCAACTCATCGCCAGTATTTTGGCAACTGGTATTGTGAGGAGACTGAAACAAAACCCTTTGCTGTGTGGAAGGATGAACTGATAAAGCGGGGTTATGGAAAGAAGAAGTGCTAA